Proteins from a single region of Sphaerochaeta globosa str. Buddy:
- a CDS encoding extracellular solute-binding protein gives MRKGFVVLLCLFCLLPMFGAGTKESAPNEMIELRFLGMAQAAYSEQNVNDMTADFMKANPNVKVYTEFVPYEELRNKTLLAYGSNNSYDAVLVDDIWFTEYDSKGMLTDITANIPQLYRDGVLAGGWNFTTKKGKVVGLPWFLDTMYLFYNPTMLKAAGYASAPKSVEEMVEMGRALKAKNIVEYPFVFSLAQAEALICVYSNFLEAFGGSFQDAQGNYILDTSGVKALEFLVALKQEGLLNPNSLEYLEEDVRRVFSTGDAAFTLNWGYMYALASDPAESKLKKEDVAIMVLPGSKGVKDSAAMSGSMGLSVLSKSKNPKEALAYILYLSSKEVQDTYSNLQLPVWSASYDDPAIQAGRTDLVAAAKKAFSIMNVRPSVPNYQEVSAIFQQHIQTALYGEKTPKQALSDAVQMVKGLK, from the coding sequence ATGAGAAAAGGTTTCGTAGTATTGCTCTGCTTATTCTGCCTGCTTCCAATGTTTGGTGCTGGAACCAAAGAGAGTGCCCCAAACGAGATGATTGAACTCAGGTTTTTGGGAATGGCTCAAGCAGCCTACTCTGAACAAAACGTCAATGACATGACTGCAGACTTCATGAAGGCAAACCCGAACGTCAAGGTGTATACGGAGTTTGTTCCGTATGAGGAACTCAGGAATAAGACTCTGCTCGCCTATGGCTCGAACAACTCCTACGATGCAGTACTGGTGGACGATATTTGGTTCACCGAATACGACAGCAAAGGAATGCTCACCGACATCACAGCGAATATTCCTCAGCTCTATCGTGACGGAGTACTTGCCGGCGGATGGAACTTTACTACCAAGAAAGGCAAAGTAGTAGGTCTTCCCTGGTTCTTGGATACCATGTATCTTTTTTATAACCCCACCATGCTGAAAGCTGCTGGGTATGCAAGCGCCCCGAAGAGCGTGGAAGAGATGGTTGAGATGGGTCGTGCTCTGAAGGCAAAGAACATAGTTGAATATCCCTTTGTATTCAGTCTCGCCCAAGCCGAAGCTTTGATTTGCGTGTATTCGAACTTCCTGGAAGCCTTTGGTGGTTCTTTCCAGGATGCTCAAGGTAATTACATTCTTGATACCAGTGGAGTTAAAGCACTTGAGTTCCTCGTTGCACTCAAGCAGGAAGGACTCTTGAATCCCAACTCCCTTGAGTACCTTGAAGAGGATGTACGTCGTGTATTCTCTACTGGTGATGCAGCCTTCACGCTCAACTGGGGCTATATGTATGCCTTGGCCAGTGATCCTGCTGAGAGCAAGCTGAAGAAGGAAGATGTAGCGATCATGGTCCTTCCCGGATCAAAGGGAGTTAAGGATTCTGCTGCAATGAGTGGTTCCATGGGACTCTCGGTGCTATCTAAATCCAAGAATCCCAAGGAAGCGTTGGCATACATTCTGTACCTCTCCAGTAAGGAAGTGCAGGACACCTACTCCAATCTGCAGCTTCCTGTGTGGTCTGCAAGTTATGATGATCCTGCTATCCAAGCTGGACGAACCGATTTGGTGGCAGCAGCAAAGAAAGCTTTCTCCATCATGAATGTCAGGCCAAGCGTTCCAAATTATCAGGAAGTTAGTGCAATCTTCCAGCAGCATATCCAGACTGCATTGTATGGAGAGAAAACACCCAAACAGGCTCTGAGTGATGCTGTACAAATGGTAAAAGGACTCAAGTAA
- a CDS encoding MurR/RpiR family transcriptional regulator, which yields MLITDIIESQSNQFSATERKLIAYIHNNPNIIFKTITEVIEESKVGYGSIIRFCKKIGCEGFQDFKIRLATENPNGQQKSDLEENSLLGSYRKLVFKQLNVTMRNIDDQTIIDIADAIIQARKIVLLGFGGSFPMAEEFAYRLLRMGFDNTSLDADNHMQSYRVSLLNEEDVVFVFSFSGTTNEILDTVNVAKKVKAKVISFTNHVKSPLVKLSDLFLITAIRIPALEAELGTRLPFYFLIEVLTNYLYDTSQQVRNSLKTTYDSVSKKQM from the coding sequence ATGTTAATTACTGACATCATTGAAAGCCAAAGCAACCAGTTTAGTGCTACCGAAAGGAAGCTCATTGCCTATATCCACAACAATCCCAATATCATCTTCAAGACCATTACTGAAGTGATTGAGGAGAGCAAGGTAGGATATGGTTCCATTATTCGATTTTGCAAGAAGATTGGTTGCGAAGGCTTTCAGGATTTCAAAATCCGCCTGGCAACAGAGAATCCAAATGGACAACAAAAATCCGACCTGGAAGAGAATTCTCTTCTAGGTAGTTATAGGAAACTTGTTTTCAAACAGTTGAATGTGACCATGCGCAATATTGATGATCAGACCATCATCGATATTGCTGATGCCATCATACAAGCGAGAAAGATTGTATTGTTGGGCTTTGGAGGCTCCTTTCCTATGGCTGAGGAGTTCGCCTACAGATTACTTAGAATGGGATTCGATAATACCAGCCTCGATGCAGATAATCATATGCAATCCTATCGGGTTTCTCTTCTTAACGAAGAGGATGTAGTCTTTGTATTCTCCTTTTCAGGAACCACAAATGAAATCCTGGATACGGTCAATGTTGCAAAGAAAGTAAAGGCTAAGGTGATTTCCTTCACCAACCATGTAAAATCACCATTGGTGAAGCTCTCTGATTTGTTTCTCATAACAGCTATCAGAATCCCAGCCTTGGAAGCGGAACTGGGTACACGCCTTCCCTTCTATTTCCTGATAGAGGTTCTGACAAATTACCTCTACGATACCTCTCAACAGGTCAGAAATTCGTTAAAAACCACCTACGATTCAGTTTCCAAGAAACAGATGTAG
- a CDS encoding heavy metal translocating P-type ATPase has translation MKEIQVGIGGMTCASCSSAVERTLNKLQGVEKAQVNLATETATIAFDESNLNLDGIKKAVQKIGYSVVEAVDYTTKEEEKKRDLVTLGHRLLISAILTGFLLVLAMGPMLGLKLPISHLTNALLQLAFAAGTMVAGSAFFTKGFTTLIKREPNMDSLVAIGTTASFLYSFWGIFEILRGNHMVAHDHLYFEGVGTIITLVMLGRYLEHRSKGRTGEAIRKLMELAPATATVLREGQQVTIDASQVQVDDIVMVKPGEKLPVDGVVLSGFSAIDESLLTGESLPVEKSLGSEVYAATLNTTGVLQYRASKVGSDTALANIITLVQQAQGSKAPIARVADKISGVFVPIVMGISVLTLIAWILAGTAIDIAILRAVSVLVIACPCSLGLATPIAIMVSSGKGARLGILFRHAAAIEQLKQVETVMFDKTGTLTEGKPKVTDVIATNPRKMLQLAASLEQSSEHPLSRAVVSKAKEEGLQLTEVQEFEALVGRGIQGKLGTSIIRIGNTALMEENGITISKVSTEELAKLSDQGKTPLLVANDTEFIGIIAVADTLRKETKQAIAELKALGMKTIMLTGDNERTAKAIAKEAGVDSYLAGQLPGQKEEAIASYAKQGKVAMVGDGINDAPALAKADIGIAVGSATDVARETADVVLVRNNLQDVTKAIKLSKATMRNIHQNLFWAFFYNILGIPLATGVFTLFGGPQLSPMFAAFAMSMSSVCVVLNALRLNRFK, from the coding sequence GTGAAAGAAATACAGGTAGGAATTGGTGGCATGACCTGTGCTTCCTGCTCCTCGGCTGTTGAGCGAACGCTGAACAAGCTACAGGGAGTGGAAAAAGCCCAGGTCAATCTTGCTACGGAAACAGCAACCATTGCCTTCGATGAGTCCAATCTGAATTTGGATGGTATCAAGAAAGCCGTGCAGAAAATTGGCTATTCTGTCGTAGAGGCAGTTGATTATACAACCAAGGAAGAGGAAAAGAAGCGTGATTTGGTTACGCTTGGGCATCGCTTGCTCATTTCAGCCATCCTGACCGGTTTCCTCTTGGTGTTGGCGATGGGACCGATGCTCGGTCTCAAGCTTCCCATCTCCCATCTGACGAATGCGTTGCTGCAGTTGGCCTTTGCCGCAGGTACGATGGTCGCAGGCTCTGCGTTCTTCACCAAGGGATTTACCACCCTGATCAAGCGCGAGCCGAACATGGACAGCCTGGTTGCCATCGGAACGACGGCAAGCTTTCTGTACAGCTTCTGGGGAATATTCGAGATCCTCAGGGGCAACCATATGGTTGCTCACGATCATCTCTACTTCGAGGGAGTGGGAACGATCATCACGTTGGTGATGCTTGGCCGGTATCTTGAACATCGCAGCAAAGGCAGAACGGGAGAGGCTATCCGAAAGCTCATGGAGCTTGCTCCCGCTACCGCCACAGTCCTGCGTGAAGGACAACAGGTTACCATTGATGCAAGCCAGGTTCAGGTCGATGATATTGTCATGGTCAAGCCCGGAGAGAAGCTGCCTGTCGACGGTGTAGTACTCTCCGGCTTCTCGGCAATCGATGAGTCACTGCTTACCGGAGAGAGCCTTCCGGTGGAAAAGAGCCTGGGCAGCGAAGTCTATGCCGCAACGCTCAATACCACAGGAGTATTGCAATATAGGGCGAGCAAGGTAGGTTCTGATACTGCGCTGGCGAATATCATTACCTTGGTGCAACAGGCTCAGGGTTCCAAGGCCCCCATCGCCAGGGTTGCCGACAAAATCTCCGGGGTGTTTGTCCCGATTGTCATGGGCATTTCAGTACTCACCCTCATTGCTTGGATACTCGCAGGAACAGCGATCGACATCGCCATTCTCAGGGCTGTGAGCGTGCTGGTCATTGCCTGTCCATGTTCCTTGGGCCTAGCCACTCCGATAGCCATTATGGTTTCTTCGGGCAAAGGTGCAAGACTGGGGATTCTCTTCCGTCATGCCGCTGCCATTGAACAGCTGAAGCAGGTCGAAACGGTTATGTTCGACAAGACGGGCACGCTGACGGAGGGTAAGCCCAAGGTAACTGACGTTATCGCAACCAACCCAAGGAAGATGCTTCAACTCGCGGCTAGTCTTGAACAGAGCAGCGAGCATCCGCTCTCACGCGCTGTAGTGTCCAAGGCGAAGGAAGAAGGACTCCAACTGACAGAAGTTCAGGAATTTGAGGCTTTGGTCGGTCGCGGTATACAGGGAAAACTCGGCACTTCAATCATACGCATCGGCAATACAGCATTGATGGAGGAGAATGGCATCACAATCAGCAAGGTAAGCACAGAGGAGCTTGCCAAGCTTTCGGACCAGGGTAAGACTCCCCTTCTGGTGGCTAACGATACCGAGTTCATCGGTATCATCGCTGTGGCCGATACGCTTCGAAAGGAGACAAAACAAGCCATTGCCGAGCTTAAGGCACTGGGGATGAAAACCATTATGCTCACCGGGGACAATGAGCGCACGGCTAAGGCTATTGCCAAAGAAGCTGGCGTTGACTCCTACCTTGCCGGCCAACTTCCCGGACAGAAGGAGGAAGCCATAGCGTCTTATGCAAAACAAGGCAAGGTGGCCATGGTTGGAGATGGCATCAACGATGCACCTGCCTTGGCAAAGGCCGATATCGGCATTGCGGTTGGAAGTGCTACCGATGTTGCCAGAGAGACTGCCGATGTGGTGCTGGTTCGCAATAACTTGCAGGATGTCACCAAGGCGATCAAGCTTTCCAAAGCTACCATGCGCAACATCCACCAGAACCTCTTCTGGGCATTCTTCTATAACATTCTGGGCATTCCACTTGCAACTGGAGTATTTACTCTTTTTGGTGGTCCTCAGCTCAGTCCGATGTTTGCTGCCTTTGCCATGTCGATGTCCAGTGTGTGTGTAGTACTCAATGCACTGAGGCTCAATAGGTTCAAGTAA
- a CDS encoding metal-sensitive transcriptional regulator: MRAETKEKIDPRLARIEGQVKGIRNMVQQDRYCVDILLQLSAVISALKKVEDLVMENHLNTCVVDAMRSDDDQERDRKIKELMDVMSDFRRQ; the protein is encoded by the coding sequence ATGAGAGCGGAAACAAAAGAAAAAATCGATCCCAGGCTTGCCAGGATCGAGGGTCAGGTAAAGGGAATTCGGAATATGGTGCAACAGGATCGGTACTGTGTCGATATTCTTCTGCAATTGTCTGCAGTCATCTCTGCATTGAAGAAGGTCGAGGACCTGGTGATGGAGAACCACCTCAACACCTGCGTGGTGGATGCCATGCGCAGTGACGATGACCAGGAACGTGACAGGAAGATTAAAGAGTTGATGGATGTCATGTCCGACTTCCGCAGGCAATAA
- a CDS encoding SHOCT domain-containing protein gives MMLIFTVLILFAAYYFMKNRNSVVPVKQLTTLEILKRRYAMGEISREQYLVMLKEFE, from the coding sequence ATGATGTTGATTTTTACCGTCCTTATTCTCTTTGCCGCGTACTACTTCATGAAAAACCGGAATTCTGTTGTGCCGGTGAAACAACTGACTACGTTGGAAATCTTAAAAAGACGCTATGCCATGGGAGAGATTTCTAGAGAACAATATTTGGTAATGCTTAAAGAATTTGAGTAG
- a CDS encoding ROK family protein produces MSVYVGLDIGGTSVKVLGLNEEAQICFESSFATNSERGIEAFVKTCDDTITKHIKACNANLAGIGIGCTGPVDYRSGVIENPYTLPGLEGHSISDLLNKACKVPVLVDNDANTAHIGEVFQHAPAPENTLMITFGTGVGVSVRMEGELFRIPGGIHPEIGHITTSVFAQDYCYCGRNNCMEHILSGTGINKHALLQYGCTAEELMQTKDSLFADALETALCDAVSTLATLFHPTCVYIGGGMQRFFESYVLQAVQERLDAFLPVYGRTKLEPCIAGSRAGSLGAALMAYRNEGR; encoded by the coding sequence ATGAGTGTCTATGTCGGTTTGGATATCGGAGGAACCTCGGTCAAAGTACTTGGCCTGAATGAGGAGGCCCAAATTTGTTTTGAGTCCTCCTTTGCTACAAATTCAGAACGAGGGATCGAAGCTTTTGTAAAAACGTGTGACGATACCATCACAAAACATATCAAAGCATGCAATGCCAATTTGGCTGGTATCGGTATCGGTTGTACCGGTCCCGTAGATTATCGCAGCGGGGTGATTGAGAACCCGTATACGTTACCCGGCTTGGAAGGACATAGTATCAGCGACCTATTGAACAAAGCTTGCAAGGTTCCTGTACTGGTCGACAACGATGCGAATACAGCACATATCGGGGAAGTATTCCAGCACGCTCCTGCACCGGAGAATACGCTTATGATCACCTTTGGGACAGGAGTAGGTGTCTCGGTCCGGATGGAAGGCGAACTATTCAGAATTCCTGGGGGCATCCACCCAGAAATCGGGCATATTACCACCAGCGTTTTTGCCCAAGATTATTGTTATTGTGGCCGAAACAACTGCATGGAGCACATCCTATCCGGCACTGGCATCAATAAACATGCCCTCCTGCAATATGGTTGTACTGCCGAAGAGCTTATGCAAACCAAAGATAGTTTGTTTGCTGATGCATTGGAAACCGCTCTTTGTGACGCAGTCAGCACATTGGCGACGCTTTTCCATCCTACGTGTGTCTATATCGGGGGTGGTATGCAGCGGTTTTTTGAGTCCTATGTACTACAAGCAGTCCAAGAAAGACTCGATGCTTTTCTTCCGGTCTATGGAAGAACCAAGCTCGAACCTTGTATCGCCGGCTCACGGGCAGGCAGTCTTGGTGCTGCATTGATGGCTTATAGAAATGAAGGGAGATGA
- a CDS encoding SHOCT domain-containing protein produces MFHTMFWNTGRLAGPCFGYGWSGGMPWVMGLASLALVAALVLSIIAIVRTSKGKKKDNSSEALTIIGQRYAKGELTKEEYEAIKKDLL; encoded by the coding sequence ATGTTTCACACTATGTTTTGGAATACCGGAAGATTAGCAGGTCCTTGTTTTGGGTATGGTTGGTCAGGCGGTATGCCATGGGTAATGGGCTTAGCCTCGCTTGCCCTGGTTGCTGCTCTAGTCCTTTCCATTATCGCCATTGTCAGAACTTCCAAGGGCAAGAAGAAGGATAATTCTTCTGAGGCTCTCACCATTATCGGTCAGCGCTATGCCAAAGGCGAGTTGACCAAGGAAGAGTATGAGGCAATAAAGAAAGATCTGCTATAA
- the rsgA gene encoding ribosome small subunit-dependent GTPase A: MNTNFESLTSLFIYGWNEYLSNAFLPYQNQGYIPLRINREGRGLFWGTDGQQQLLLERSGTFQNMQDLGIQPSPVVGDWCAVQPYASDRGLIEAVLPRGTTFHKPVVHEQYGIEGEALAVVANVEFGAIVMDAVHDFNLRRIERFVSLLHAEAIQPLLILTKIDLLEEPESYRARVLSRFPDLPVFLVDSLSAVGIQQLLSYLQPTTTLMLIGLSGAGKSTLLNCLSNAMVAKTGEVRAQDGRGRHTTTSRQLYLLPNGTILIDTPGLRAVGMNSNSGDVEESFSDIYALAQGCKFSDCTHTGEPGCAVQAALLAGEIEQDRFLNFLELRGEAQSYEEIMARRKQKDKALGKLLYHYRRGSHEYD, from the coding sequence ATGAATACAAATTTTGAATCTTTAACTTCTCTTTTCATCTATGGATGGAATGAATATCTCTCAAATGCTTTCTTGCCATATCAAAACCAAGGCTACATCCCTCTACGCATCAACAGGGAAGGGCGTGGTTTGTTTTGGGGAACTGATGGGCAGCAGCAACTGCTTCTCGAACGTTCAGGCACCTTTCAGAACATGCAGGACCTTGGTATACAACCATCCCCGGTAGTAGGTGATTGGTGTGCCGTACAGCCATATGCTTCAGACCGTGGTCTTATTGAAGCCGTGCTTCCAAGAGGGACTACCTTTCATAAACCCGTAGTGCATGAACAATACGGCATAGAAGGGGAAGCTTTGGCTGTTGTAGCCAATGTCGAATTTGGTGCTATCGTGATGGATGCAGTACACGACTTCAATCTGCGTCGCATCGAACGGTTTGTATCGCTCTTGCATGCTGAAGCAATCCAGCCACTGCTGATACTCACCAAGATTGATCTTCTAGAAGAACCAGAGAGCTATCGAGCGCGAGTGCTTAGCAGGTTTCCCGACCTTCCAGTATTCCTTGTCGATTCTCTTTCTGCTGTTGGCATCCAACAGTTGCTTTCCTATCTTCAGCCCACTACAACCCTCATGTTGATCGGCCTGAGTGGGGCTGGCAAGTCAACATTGCTCAACTGTCTGAGCAACGCGATGGTAGCCAAGACTGGTGAGGTAAGGGCTCAGGATGGACGAGGGCGGCATACCACCACCAGCAGGCAGCTGTATCTACTCCCCAATGGTACCATTCTTATCGACACACCAGGACTAAGGGCTGTGGGGATGAACAGCAACTCAGGTGATGTAGAAGAATCCTTCTCTGACATCTATGCATTGGCTCAAGGGTGCAAATTCTCCGACTGCACGCATACAGGAGAACCCGGGTGTGCAGTGCAAGCAGCTCTGCTTGCAGGGGAGATCGAACAAGACCGGTTCCTCAATTTCTTGGAACTTCGGGGCGAAGCGCAAAGCTATGAGGAAATTATGGCAAGGCGCAAGCAGAAGGACAAAGCCTTGGGGAAGTTGCTCTATCACTATCGAAGAGGATCACATGAGTATGACTGA
- a CDS encoding SIS domain-containing protein, translating to MRAMIEKYACLLQDNSGVQAILAEMDRQVGDAVESLDSAKEGIRELAKAIKASNALLLLGMGASHYANELFALQLRKLGVQALAISASEYLYDPLPFGKAPILLTSQSGESVETVRCLSLLEGNQLFSITLNANSTIGRKTNALVAAGGEEKAFAGTRSVTLTIAIMASACSALGLGSKKDVLRALQNRPETIESLEKALGLIIQAGNVVATGRSLFSPLAHLFALGCEELSRKAVLCLESGQLRHGPTEILSSDTALVLFRQDGPLGQLSSSFEELAKRAGFSIVVFDASSYKALERSVTVRFPSGDDILAALGMMSAFQALMITFACSKNPYTGIPRYGSKVTTTE from the coding sequence ATGCGTGCGATGATTGAAAAGTATGCCTGCTTGCTGCAGGACAACAGTGGGGTGCAGGCCATTCTTGCTGAAATGGATAGGCAAGTCGGTGATGCAGTGGAAAGCCTTGATTCAGCCAAGGAAGGTATCAGAGAATTAGCAAAGGCCATTAAGGCCAGTAATGCTTTGTTGTTGTTGGGCATGGGAGCCTCTCATTATGCTAACGAGCTTTTTGCTTTGCAACTGAGAAAGCTTGGTGTTCAAGCGCTTGCAATAAGCGCTTCTGAATACTTGTATGATCCACTTCCCTTCGGAAAGGCTCCCATCCTTCTGACCAGTCAATCGGGAGAGTCAGTCGAAACGGTGAGATGTCTCTCCCTTCTTGAGGGAAATCAACTGTTCAGCATAACTCTTAATGCAAATAGTACCATCGGCAGAAAAACCAATGCCTTGGTTGCTGCAGGCGGGGAGGAAAAAGCGTTTGCAGGAACACGGAGTGTTACATTAACAATTGCTATTATGGCAAGCGCCTGTTCCGCTCTAGGGCTGGGTAGCAAGAAAGATGTCCTGAGAGCCCTCCAGAATAGACCTGAGACGATAGAGTCCCTCGAGAAGGCATTGGGCTTGATTATCCAGGCAGGAAATGTGGTGGCAACAGGAAGAAGTCTCTTCAGTCCACTTGCTCACTTGTTCGCACTTGGCTGTGAGGAACTGAGCCGCAAAGCGGTACTTTGTCTTGAATCAGGACAGTTGCGTCACGGCCCTACAGAAATTTTAAGCTCCGATACTGCCTTGGTACTCTTCCGTCAGGACGGTCCGTTGGGTCAATTATCTAGTAGTTTTGAGGAATTAGCGAAAAGAGCAGGTTTCTCAATCGTGGTATTTGATGCATCTTCCTACAAAGCGCTGGAGAGATCGGTTACAGTGAGATTTCCCAGTGGGGATGACATTCTTGCTGCTTTAGGGATGATGAGTGCCTTTCAGGCTCTCATGATAACCTTTGCATGCTCGAAAAACCCCTATACAGGCATCCCCCGTTATGGTAGTAAGGTAACAACGACTGAATAA
- a CDS encoding heavy-metal-associated domain-containing protein produces the protein MKTTLITEGMHCNGCETRMVNALNQIEDIQNAKADAKSGKVVIKHAKEETIEEAKRLIVEIGFEVKE, from the coding sequence ATGAAAACTACACTGATCACCGAAGGGATGCATTGCAATGGCTGTGAGACCAGAATGGTCAATGCATTGAATCAGATTGAGGATATACAGAATGCGAAGGCCGATGCAAAAAGCGGCAAAGTAGTAATCAAGCATGCCAAGGAAGAGACCATTGAAGAAGCAAAGCGCTTAATCGTCGAAATTGGATTTGAGGTGAAAGAGTGA
- a CDS encoding carbohydrate ABC transporter permease, whose product MAIRGTRWYSLLLAPMILVMGAVIGWPLIQTFILSFTDSQLMDVTKPMFVGFENFITGIKTQGFLDALKVSALFALVVVSSEMVLGTSVALLLNEPFRGRNLVRALLILPWAVPTTVNAIMWRLIYNPEYGALNSLLFQFGFIEKYVSWLGSADKALGSVMFADVWKNFSLVAMIALASLQSLSDSQIEAAKIDGANAWQRFRYITLPHLIPSLQVALVLRIIEAVKVFDIIYVMTKGGPANKTRSGSIFVYQEAFTNSRMGSGAAYAIIMVCLIMILIAFYLRNISRKER is encoded by the coding sequence ATGGCTATCCGGGGAACACGATGGTATTCCCTGTTGCTCGCTCCCATGATTCTTGTCATGGGAGCAGTTATCGGGTGGCCGCTCATACAAACCTTTATACTCAGCTTTACTGATTCCCAGCTGATGGATGTCACAAAACCTATGTTTGTAGGATTTGAGAATTTCATCACCGGCATTAAAACCCAGGGGTTTCTTGATGCATTGAAAGTGTCCGCTCTCTTTGCTTTGGTGGTGGTCTCATCCGAAATGGTTTTAGGAACCAGTGTGGCGCTTTTGCTGAACGAACCCTTTCGAGGAAGGAATCTCGTGCGGGCTCTCTTAATCCTTCCTTGGGCAGTACCCACCACGGTGAATGCCATTATGTGGCGGCTTATCTACAATCCCGAGTATGGGGCCTTGAACTCCCTGTTGTTTCAATTTGGTTTCATCGAGAAATATGTCAGCTGGCTGGGAAGTGCAGACAAGGCATTAGGCTCAGTCATGTTCGCCGATGTCTGGAAAAACTTTTCCTTGGTTGCCATGATCGCACTTGCCTCGCTTCAATCCCTCTCAGACAGCCAAATTGAAGCGGCCAAAATTGATGGAGCGAATGCATGGCAGCGTTTTCGCTACATTACTCTCCCCCATTTGATTCCCTCCCTTCAAGTTGCTTTGGTACTGAGAATCATCGAGGCTGTGAAGGTCTTCGATATTATTTATGTCATGACCAAGGGAGGACCTGCAAACAAGACCCGATCGGGAAGCATATTCGTCTACCAGGAAGCGTTTACGAACTCCCGTATGGGTTCAGGCGCTGCGTATGCAATCATCATGGTCTGTTTGATCATGATTCTCATTGCCTTCTATTTGCGTAACATATCGAGGAAGGAGCGATAA
- a CDS encoding RNHCP domain-containing protein, translating into MSMTESDDFICVHCGMPVSGLAWGTKHRNHCPHCLHSRHVDMRPGDRACLCKGEMQPIALWQKADGELMILHRCQTCGMIKANRAAGDDNLLALQALLPRIVG; encoded by the coding sequence ATGAGTATGACTGAGTCGGATGATTTTATCTGCGTTCATTGCGGTATGCCTGTCAGTGGCTTGGCATGGGGTACCAAGCACCGCAATCATTGTCCACATTGCCTGCATAGCAGGCATGTGGATATGAGACCGGGTGACAGAGCATGTTTGTGTAAAGGGGAGATGCAGCCAATTGCATTGTGGCAGAAGGCTGATGGAGAACTCATGATTCTCCATCGCTGTCAAACCTGCGGGATGATCAAGGCAAACAGAGCAGCAGGAGATGATAACCTTCTGGCTTTACAAGCGCTGTTGCCGAGGATTGTTGGATAA
- a CDS encoding carbohydrate ABC transporter permease, translating to MLKRKPLYTTLLYLAVICLVIYLLAPFIWLIIMSFSSANDLTQKPLRWIPSKVDISSYKDLLTMGINSRGELFVNALRNSLTTAFVAVFISLLVTVPASWVLSRYPGKKSIVLTVAIFTFMLPPVAYALPLYRMLTRMSWLDNSLSLALVYCTIVLPFCVWLIKENIDSIPYELEESAIIDGAGVVKRIMLIVMPLLLPALGTVGLLALIMAWDEYFYALLFTSSKEAITLPVVIANLASGRQSNYNLVAAGGVIASTPPVLIGILFQRALIRGLVQGGVKE from the coding sequence ATGCTGAAGCGAAAACCTCTTTATACAACACTCCTCTACCTCGCAGTCATCTGTTTGGTTATATACCTGCTTGCGCCCTTTATTTGGTTGATCATCATGTCCTTCAGTAGTGCAAATGACCTGACCCAAAAGCCCTTGCGGTGGATTCCTTCCAAGGTGGATATTTCCAGTTACAAGGACCTCTTGACGATGGGCATCAACAGCAGAGGAGAGCTTTTTGTGAACGCTTTGCGCAACAGCCTCACCACAGCTTTCGTTGCTGTATTCATTTCCTTGTTGGTAACAGTCCCGGCTTCATGGGTGCTGTCCCGCTATCCGGGAAAGAAAAGTATTGTGCTCACGGTAGCCATATTCACATTCATGCTGCCACCGGTGGCATATGCACTTCCGTTGTATCGTATGCTGACTCGCATGAGTTGGTTGGACAACTCCCTATCCCTTGCGCTTGTATACTGCACCATCGTCCTTCCTTTCTGCGTGTGGCTGATCAAGGAGAATATCGACTCCATACCGTATGAATTGGAGGAGTCTGCGATCATAGACGGGGCGGGAGTAGTCAAACGAATCATGTTGATCGTCATGCCTCTGTTGCTGCCTGCCTTAGGTACGGTAGGTCTACTTGCCTTGATTATGGCGTGGGATGAGTACTTCTATGCACTGCTCTTTACCAGCAGCAAGGAAGCTATCACCCTGCCGGTGGTCATCGCAAACCTTGCTTCAGGTAGGCAATCGAACTACAACCTGGTTGCTGCCGGTGGCGTTATTGCGTCCACTCCTCCTGTTCTTATTGGAATTCTCTTCCAACGTGCCTTAATCAGAGGCTTGGTACAAGGTGGAGTGAAAGAATGA